Proteins co-encoded in one Pocillopora verrucosa isolate sample1 chromosome 1, ASM3666991v2, whole genome shotgun sequence genomic window:
- the LOC131789256 gene encoding galanin receptor 2b-like, translating to MAVIDNIAAPASVLFIVIYITVFILSTVGNTWVLLTCYKTLKRRHSPFTWLLVNLATADLLFTLLSAFNMIGYLWRWVGGNNTCKLQGFFVEASYTTSIMTLVTISYQRLKATTDPFSSRARVWYSREYLKPVIIWGFSLLVCTPLLQIYSVKTVDSNVACITTRNGVIVPQIYYSLHTTLFFVAPLFYMIFTQIRIHLALRTSVTPTSKLFTLLAQRRHKKASKTLAALTIAFIICWSPFMVNRTLIYFRLAPKGLIWRASQLLIFLNTGLDPLLYGVYDGDFKSLLRRVLYRNRDNTVISLHQNTIE from the coding sequence ATGGCGGTAATTGACAATATCGCAGCGCCTGCTTCGGTGCTATTTATCGTAATTTacattacagtttttattttatcaacgGTTGGTAACACATGGGTTTTGCTAACTTGCTACAAGACTTTAAAGAGAAGACATTCCCCTTTTACGTGGTTATTGGTGAATTTAGCGACGGCAGATCTCCTATTTACTCTACTTTCCGCATTTAACATGATTGGATATTTGTGGCGCTGGGTAGGTGGAAACAACACTTGTAAGCTTCAAGGATTCTTTGTGGAGGCGAGCTATACGACTTCCATCATGACACTTGTAACTATTAGCTACCAAAGATTAAAAGCTACCACAGATCCATTTAGTTCCAGAGCAAGAGTCTGGTACAGCAGAGAATACCTTAAACCAGTTATAATTTGGGGATTTAGCTTACTGGTCTGCACTCCTTTGCTGCAAATCTACAGCGTAAAAACGGTGGACAGCAACGTTGCTTGTATAACTACGAGAAATGGAGTCATTGTCCCACAGATTTATTACAGTTTGCATACGACATTATTCTTTGTGGCCCCGTTGTTTTACATGATTTTTACCCAAATCCGAATTCATCTCGCTCTTCGCACAAGCGTTACACCAACGAGCAAATTGTTCACTTTGCTAGCACAGAGACGACACAAAAAGGCTTCAAAGACACTTGCTGCACTAACTATAGCATTTATAATCTGTTGGTCTCCTTTCATGGTCAATCGGACGCTAATATACTTTCGTTTAGCACCAAAAGGACTCATTTGGAGGGCGTCTCAACTTTTAATCTTTCTTAATACCGGATTGGATCCTTTGTTGTACGGTGTGTACGACGGGGACTTTAAGTCTTTACTGCGAAGAGTTCTTTACAGGAACAGGGATAACACAGTGATATCTCTCCATCAAAATACAATAGAATGA